In one Pseudodesulfovibrio tunisiensis genomic region, the following are encoded:
- the glyQ gene encoding glycine--tRNA ligase subunit alpha, producing MYFQDVILKLQEFWASRGCVIVQPYDIECGAGTFNPSTFFRVIGPEPWKTAYVEPSRRPTDGRYGDNPNRLQNFNQFQVILKPSPDNVQELYLESLAALGIDAAEHDIRFVEDDWESPTLGAWGLGWEVWLNGMEITQFTYFQQVGGIDLKPVSAEITYGLERICMYLQEKESVYDLDWNANVTYGNVFHQNEVEMSKYNFDYSNADMLFDLFDKFEAECLNLCEESLPWPAYDYCLKCSHSFNLLDARGAISITERATYIARVRNLASRIAHLYAAQREEMGYPMLKK from the coding sequence ATGTATTTTCAGGATGTCATCTTGAAGTTGCAGGAATTCTGGGCGAGCCGCGGTTGCGTCATTGTCCAGCCCTACGACATCGAATGCGGAGCGGGTACCTTCAACCCCTCCACTTTTTTTCGCGTCATCGGTCCCGAACCCTGGAAAACCGCGTACGTCGAGCCTTCCCGCAGGCCCACGGACGGCCGCTACGGTGACAATCCGAATCGGCTCCAGAACTTCAACCAGTTTCAGGTGATCCTGAAGCCGTCCCCGGACAATGTTCAGGAACTGTATCTGGAGAGCCTCGCCGCATTGGGCATCGATGCTGCCGAACATGACATCCGTTTTGTCGAGGACGACTGGGAATCTCCGACTCTCGGAGCCTGGGGCCTTGGCTGGGAAGTCTGGCTCAACGGCATGGAGATCACGCAGTTCACCTATTTCCAGCAGGTGGGCGGCATTGATCTCAAGCCCGTGAGCGCGGAAATCACCTACGGCCTTGAGCGCATCTGCATGTACCTTCAGGAAAAGGAATCCGTGTACGATCTGGACTGGAACGCGAACGTGACCTACGGCAACGTGTTTCACCAGAACGAAGTGGAGATGTCCAAGTACAATTTCGATTATTCGAATGCGGACATGCTCTTCGATCTGTTCGACAAGTTCGAGGCGGAATGCCTGAATCTCTGCGAGGAGAGCCTGCCGTGGCCCGCCTACGATTACTGCCTCAAGTGTTCCCACTCCTTCAACCTGCTGGATGCCAGAGGAGCCATTTCCATTACCGAACGGGCCACCTACATCGCCCGTGTTCGCAATCTGGCTTCCCGGATCGCCCATCTCTACGCTGCGCAGCGCGAGGAAATGGGCTACCCCATGCTGAAGAAGTAA
- the recO gene encoding DNA repair protein RecO: MAMVSTEKAVVLKVGKFKEADCWVRLLSPSRGIFNAFAFGGCRSRRRFCGCLDPLNLVLFSIGANRSGSYSVLEEGSLLNAYQTVKTDPARTGIAVNCTKFLEKLELDAQAARPVFELAVEMLNAVEQGGVGLEAMPWMFRIKLAFEMGYAPSFVECGLCGSEVGNESGYRFSVERGQVVCPACHSAGKSVEGFARPVTAGALRVLDWIHDSRPAEWSRAALSAKIGRQCRQMAELFVAYHLGLSWENGFYKQV; encoded by the coding sequence ATGGCCATGGTCTCCACCGAAAAAGCTGTTGTGCTCAAGGTGGGCAAGTTCAAGGAAGCGGATTGCTGGGTCCGGCTTCTGTCTCCCTCCAGGGGAATTTTCAATGCCTTTGCCTTCGGCGGCTGCCGGAGCCGGAGGCGTTTTTGCGGATGCCTTGATCCGCTCAATCTCGTGCTGTTTTCCATCGGGGCAAATCGATCCGGTTCCTATTCCGTGCTTGAGGAAGGTTCGCTGCTGAATGCCTATCAGACAGTGAAGACCGATCCTGCCCGAACCGGGATTGCGGTGAATTGTACGAAATTTCTGGAAAAGCTTGAACTCGATGCGCAGGCCGCCCGTCCGGTGTTCGAGTTGGCTGTGGAAATGCTGAACGCGGTGGAGCAGGGCGGGGTCGGGCTGGAAGCCATGCCCTGGATGTTTCGCATCAAGTTGGCTTTCGAGATGGGCTATGCCCCGAGTTTTGTGGAGTGCGGGCTTTGCGGCTCCGAAGTGGGCAATGAATCCGGGTATCGATTCTCCGTGGAGCGCGGTCAGGTTGTGTGTCCCGCTTGTCATTCGGCCGGGAAATCGGTAGAGGGTTTTGCTCGCCCGGTTACTGCGGGGGCGTTGCGCGTTCTGGACTGGATTCACGACAGTCGTCCGGCTGAGTGGAGCCGGGCCGCGCTGTCCGCGAAGATCGGTCGCCAGTGCCGCCAGATGGCGGAGCTGTTTGTCGCGTATCACCTGGGTTTGTCCTGGGAAAACGGATTTTATAAACAGGTTTGA
- a CDS encoding helix-turn-helix domain-containing protein, whose translation MNFEELGLTLKRQRETLGLTIEEVMEATKISRRNIVAMETGNRDDLPHPVYTKGFVRSYARYLGLDAEELCMVVDRDFQFGEDEPLEQPYDVSPGAEKAFHEPVRPKGESRKGSWMTFLIVLMLVGVVVYLVVNLNKSDDSVPTAPPVTIEETAPEAASTEPDFASDSAAAPSEGVEGSAGQEMPEASAVPEAEQPVPEVEAVPQAQLPAAPVQAAAGETVDDEDETSGTEEDQPKYAHMMVITATSDKGCWVGVWRGDAERMARDFVLKKGEPLRLMFNTPRRIRIGNVAGVTVTYNGAPYSLDDTKGNIQTLRFGYSD comes from the coding sequence ATGAATTTTGAGGAACTCGGCCTGACGCTCAAGCGTCAGCGTGAAACGCTCGGATTGACGATCGAAGAGGTCATGGAAGCGACGAAGATCAGCCGTCGCAACATCGTGGCCATGGAGACAGGGAATCGCGATGACCTGCCGCATCCCGTGTATACCAAGGGATTCGTGCGAAGCTATGCCCGATATCTCGGTCTTGATGCCGAGGAACTGTGCATGGTGGTCGACCGGGATTTCCAGTTTGGCGAGGATGAACCGCTGGAACAGCCCTATGATGTGTCTCCGGGCGCGGAAAAGGCGTTTCACGAACCTGTCCGTCCCAAGGGGGAATCCCGGAAAGGTTCGTGGATGACGTTTCTGATCGTGCTCATGCTTGTCGGCGTGGTCGTGTATCTGGTCGTGAACCTCAACAAGTCGGATGACTCCGTGCCCACGGCGCCTCCCGTGACGATCGAGGAGACTGCGCCCGAGGCTGCGTCTACCGAGCCCGATTTCGCGTCCGACAGTGCCGCCGCTCCTTCGGAGGGCGTCGAGGGGTCCGCCGGACAGGAAATGCCGGAAGCTTCCGCGGTTCCCGAGGCGGAACAGCCTGTGCCTGAAGTGGAAGCTGTGCCGCAGGCACAGCTTCCTGCGGCTCCGGTTCAGGCCGCAGCCGGAGAAACTGTTGATGACGAGGATGAAACCTCCGGCACGGAAGAGGATCAGCCCAAGTATGCGCACATGATGGTCATCACTGCCACCTCGGACAAGGGATGCTGGGTTGGCGTGTGGCGCGGCGATGCAGAGCGGATGGCTCGGGATTTCGTGCTCAAGAAGGGGGAACCCCTTCGGCTCATGTTCAATACGCCCCGCCGTATACGCATTGGCAACGTGGCTGGCGTGACCGTGACCTACAATGGCGCTCCCTATTCCCTTGATGATACCAAGGGCAACATTCAGACGCTTCGGTTCGGATATTCCGACTGA
- a CDS encoding SurA N-terminal domain-containing protein, with protein MILRVLPALILALAFTGAQACAEEFVYDRILVKVNDGIITKFDLDQEMKPVYAQLKGRVLSSAEKKQLARLRRQMLDKMVQDRLMDQEVARFGVTVDEKDIDDEIRRICKKRGMNEDEFGEVVKQDGLTLDEFRERLGEILKKQQLLSHMVSQKVVVTDTEIQEAYEADKDAYVLEKAIDLAIIMLPQDVAAKEVRKRILDGEMTFAEAAAKYSVGPASEEGGAIGEVEWSAIADDWKAALEGLEAGGVSEPLIVQGREALLELRKVAEDRMVPLEEVKDELYRKLLEQKHQEVFDGYFQDLRRRSVIVYMDDTNAGPETATE; from the coding sequence ATGATATTGAGAGTTTTGCCCGCGCTGATTCTTGCATTGGCATTTACCGGAGCACAGGCGTGTGCCGAAGAGTTCGTGTACGACCGCATTCTGGTCAAGGTGAACGATGGCATCATCACCAAATTCGATCTGGATCAGGAGATGAAACCCGTCTACGCCCAACTCAAGGGCCGTGTCCTGTCTTCTGCCGAAAAGAAGCAGCTCGCCAGGCTGCGTCGCCAGATGCTGGACAAGATGGTTCAGGACAGGCTGATGGATCAGGAGGTCGCGCGGTTCGGCGTCACGGTCGATGAAAAGGACATTGATGACGAGATCCGCCGCATTTGCAAGAAACGCGGCATGAACGAGGACGAGTTCGGCGAGGTCGTGAAACAGGACGGCCTGACTCTGGACGAGTTCCGCGAACGTCTTGGCGAGATTCTCAAGAAGCAGCAGCTTCTCAGCCACATGGTGTCTCAGAAGGTTGTTGTCACGGACACCGAGATTCAGGAAGCGTATGAGGCCGACAAGGATGCTTATGTTCTTGAAAAGGCCATCGATCTTGCGATAATAATGCTTCCGCAGGATGTGGCGGCCAAGGAAGTGCGCAAGCGTATTCTCGATGGCGAGATGACTTTTGCCGAAGCTGCGGCCAAGTACTCGGTTGGACCGGCCAGTGAAGAGGGCGGCGCCATTGGCGAGGTGGAATGGTCCGCCATTGCCGATGACTGGAAGGCCGCGCTTGAGGGCCTTGAGGCAGGCGGCGTTTCCGAACCGCTCATCGTGCAGGGACGCGAGGCGCTTCTGGAGTTGCGCAAGGTTGCGGAAGACCGCATGGTTCCCTTGGAGGAAGTCAAGGACGAACTGTATCGCAAGCTTCTCGAACAGAAGCATCAGGAAGTTTTTGACGGGTATTTTCAGGATTTGCGGCGGCGTTCCGTCATCGTATACATGGACGACACCAATGCCGGCCCCGAAACGGCAACGGAGTAG
- a CDS encoding peptidylprolyl isomerase → MLRKYLLFFCMAVVLSACADDSEDIGIVARVNDSPIYLSQLEFQHDQYLSDVTGSYVPSVEKLRDEYGSILGDLIVQELVLQNLEQDGLGITDKEMVDAEDKVRADYPDGAFEQVLVEEYIDLKSWRRQLRYHLAMNKFFQHVLRPRIKIDYKEAEQYYRDHISEFYLPEAMKILVVRGPSREIVEKAVHTFLKEKDREALTVGFGEVETREVVVREGRLSATWRNVLADLEPGQASDVLTERFGFEALVLLDRNPAKVLEPAQAYPLVEESLLESKLQAAFAEWLDKVVAQARIEVSEHLLEQAAQQQAAGDMIQDEEVLQQPSPATDEDQVAPEDSESGDQGAEGDKPEAVGADQPDEPAESQ, encoded by the coding sequence ATGCTGCGCAAATATCTTCTTTTTTTCTGCATGGCCGTGGTGCTTTCCGCATGCGCGGACGATTCCGAGGATATCGGGATCGTGGCCCGGGTGAATGACAGCCCGATCTATCTGTCCCAGTTGGAATTTCAGCATGACCAGTATCTTTCCGACGTGACCGGAAGCTATGTCCCGAGCGTGGAAAAGCTGCGTGACGAGTATGGAAGCATTCTGGGTGATCTGATTGTTCAGGAACTGGTGCTCCAGAATCTGGAACAGGACGGACTCGGCATTACCGACAAGGAGATGGTTGATGCCGAGGACAAGGTTCGGGCCGATTATCCGGACGGAGCGTTCGAGCAGGTTCTTGTCGAGGAATACATCGACCTCAAGTCGTGGCGGCGGCAGCTTCGCTACCATCTGGCCATGAACAAGTTCTTCCAGCATGTGCTGCGTCCGCGGATCAAGATCGACTACAAGGAGGCCGAGCAGTACTATCGGGATCACATTTCCGAGTTCTACCTGCCCGAGGCCATGAAGATTCTCGTGGTGCGCGGGCCGAGCCGGGAGATCGTGGAAAAGGCGGTGCACACGTTTCTCAAGGAAAAGGACCGCGAGGCCCTGACCGTGGGCTTCGGTGAGGTGGAAACCCGCGAAGTCGTGGTGCGCGAGGGACGTTTGTCCGCAACGTGGCGCAACGTTCTGGCCGATCTGGAACCGGGACAGGCCTCGGACGTGCTGACCGAACGGTTCGGCTTCGAGGCACTGGTCCTGCTGGACCGCAATCCGGCCAAGGTGCTGGAACCGGCTCAGGCCTATCCGCTGGTCGAGGAATCCCTTCTGGAAAGCAAGCTTCAGGCCGCCTTTGCGGAATGGCTGGACAAGGTTGTTGCCCAGGCGAGGATAGAGGTCAGCGAACATCTTCTGGAACAGGCGGCGCAGCAGCAGGCTGCCGGAGACATGATTCAGGACGAGGAAGTCCTGCAGCAGCCGAGCCCTGCGACCGATGAAGATCAGGTAGCTCCGGAGGATTCGGAAAGCGGAGACCAGGGCGCTGAGGGCGACAAGCCCGAGGCCGTCGGAGCCGATCAGCCGGACGAGCCTGCTGAAAGCCAGTGA